A genomic region of Streptomyces sp. R33 contains the following coding sequences:
- the trpA gene encoding tryptophan synthase subunit alpha, giving the protein MSGNIELLSATLAKAKSEDRAALVAYLPAGFPTVDGGIEAVKAVIAGGADVVEVGLPHSDPVLDGAIIQTADDIALRGGVKIADVLRTVREAHAATGAPVLVMTYWNPIDRYGVERFATELAAAGGAGCILPDLPVQESALWREHADKHGLATVFVVAPSSKDERLATITAAGSGFVYAASLMGVTGTRESVGHEAQELVRRTRATTELPVCVGLGVSNAVQAKEVAGFADGVIVGSAFVKLLLDAPDLPAGLAAVRALAGELAEGVRRS; this is encoded by the coding sequence GTGAGCGGCAACATCGAACTCCTCTCGGCCACGCTCGCGAAGGCCAAGTCCGAGGACCGCGCGGCCCTCGTCGCCTACCTCCCCGCCGGCTTCCCGACCGTCGACGGCGGCATCGAGGCCGTCAAGGCCGTCATCGCGGGCGGCGCGGACGTGGTCGAGGTCGGCCTCCCGCACAGCGACCCGGTCCTGGACGGCGCGATCATCCAGACCGCCGACGACATCGCCCTGCGCGGCGGCGTCAAGATCGCCGACGTGCTGCGCACCGTGCGCGAGGCGCACGCGGCGACCGGGGCCCCGGTGCTGGTCATGACGTACTGGAACCCGATCGACCGCTACGGCGTCGAGCGGTTCGCCACCGAGCTGGCCGCGGCGGGCGGCGCGGGCTGCATCCTGCCCGACCTGCCGGTCCAGGAGTCCGCGCTGTGGCGTGAGCACGCCGACAAGCACGGTCTGGCGACCGTCTTCGTCGTCGCTCCGAGCAGCAAGGACGAGCGCCTGGCGACCATCACGGCCGCCGGTTCCGGCTTCGTCTACGCCGCCTCGCTGATGGGCGTCACCGGCACCCGCGAGTCGGTCGGCCACGAGGCCCAGGAGCTGGTCCGCCGTACCCGCGCGACCACCGAGCTGCCCGTGTGCGTGGGCCTCGGCGTCTCCAACGCCGTGCAGGCGAAGGAGGTCGCGGGCTTCGCCGACGGGGTGATCGTCGGCTCGGCGTTCGTGAAGCTGCTGCTGGACGCGCCGGACCTGCCGGCCGGGCTGGCCGCCGTACGGGCGCTGGCGGGCGAGCTCGCGGAAGGCGTACGCAGGAGCTGA
- a CDS encoding thioredoxin domain-containing protein, protein MSEKNDGANREAKRSARERLQAEREREKKREKRRRTLIVASAVVGVLGLAAVVGLIAANTDSGGSAGGGPVTAPSGATGKDALAIQTGKPEAKSTLTVWEDFRCPACKSFETNYRDTIHDLEAKGLLKVDYHIVTLIDGNMGGSGSLKGANAAACAQDAGKFAAYHDVLFENQPQEVDDAYGNNAKLLELAGKVDGLDTPEFRKCVEDGTHNSWVNKSFEAFRAGKFKGTPTVLLNGKDLFADQANPITPQKLKEQVEAAAKGAGGASPSPSASPSPSAKGAKGASASPSASSSAAAKSSSTSTGSRAGSAGVAKGAADTP, encoded by the coding sequence GTGAGCGAGAAGAACGACGGTGCGAACCGCGAAGCGAAACGATCGGCCCGCGAGCGGCTCCAGGCGGAGCGTGAGCGCGAGAAGAAGAGGGAAAAGCGGCGGCGAACCCTCATCGTGGCGTCGGCCGTGGTGGGCGTCCTCGGCCTGGCGGCCGTCGTCGGCCTGATCGCGGCCAACACCGACAGTGGCGGGTCCGCCGGGGGAGGCCCGGTGACCGCCCCCTCCGGGGCCACCGGGAAGGACGCGCTCGCCATCCAGACGGGCAAGCCCGAGGCCAAGTCCACGCTGACGGTGTGGGAGGACTTCCGCTGCCCGGCGTGCAAGTCCTTCGAGACCAACTACCGGGACACGATCCACGACCTGGAGGCCAAGGGGCTGCTCAAGGTCGACTACCACATCGTCACCCTGATCGACGGGAACATGGGCGGCAGCGGCTCGCTGAAGGGCGCGAACGCCGCGGCCTGCGCGCAGGACGCCGGGAAGTTCGCGGCGTACCACGACGTCCTGTTCGAGAACCAGCCGCAGGAGGTCGACGACGCCTACGGGAACAACGCCAAGCTGCTGGAGCTGGCCGGCAAGGTCGACGGGCTGGACACCCCCGAGTTCCGCAAGTGCGTCGAGGACGGGACGCACAACAGCTGGGTGAACAAGTCCTTCGAGGCCTTCCGCGCCGGGAAGTTCAAGGGCACCCCGACCGTGCTGCTGAACGGCAAGGACCTCTTCGCCGACCAGGCCAACCCGATCACCCCGCAGAAGCTCAAGGAGCAGGTGGAGGCCGCTGCGAAGGGCGCCGGCGGCGCGAGCCCCTCGCCGTCCGCCTCGCCGAGCCCCTCGGCGAAGGGGGCGAAGGGTGCGTCCGCGTCGCCGTCGGCCTCCTCGTCGGCTGCGGCCAAGTCCTCGTCCACCTCGACGGGGTCGCGGGCCGGCTCGGCCGGGGTCGCGAAGGGGGCCGCGGACACCCCCTGA
- the lgt gene encoding prolipoprotein diacylglyceryl transferase produces MNLAYIPSPSTGVIHLGPIPLRGYAFCIIIGVFVAVWLGNKRWIARGGKPGTVADIAVWAVPFGLIGGRLYHVITDYQLYFGEGRNWVDAFKIWEGGLGIWGAIALGAVGAWIGCRLRGIPLPAWADALAPGIALAQACGRWGNWFNQELYGRATDLPWAVKISEGPNRVAGTYHPTFLYESLWCLGVAALVIWTDRRFRLGHGRAFALYVAAYCVGRGWIEYMRVDEAHHILGLRLNVWTSIVVFVLAVVYLVLSAKLRPGREEVVEPDRGPAASDPETKADTADEAKAGETEDAAVDAGADAPATAEAEAEDSGPKPGAEAPKAAKKL; encoded by the coding sequence ATGAACCTTGCCTATATCCCCAGCCCGTCGACCGGCGTGATCCATCTCGGACCGATCCCGCTGCGCGGCTACGCGTTCTGCATCATCATCGGCGTCTTCGTCGCCGTCTGGCTCGGCAACAAGCGGTGGATCGCGCGCGGCGGAAAGCCGGGCACGGTCGCGGACATCGCGGTGTGGGCCGTGCCGTTCGGCCTGATCGGCGGGCGCCTGTACCACGTGATCACCGACTACCAGCTGTACTTCGGCGAGGGCCGCAACTGGGTCGACGCCTTCAAGATCTGGGAGGGCGGCCTCGGCATCTGGGGGGCCATCGCGCTGGGAGCGGTGGGCGCCTGGATCGGCTGCCGCTTGCGCGGCATCCCGCTGCCGGCCTGGGCCGACGCCCTGGCCCCCGGTATCGCGCTGGCCCAGGCCTGCGGCCGCTGGGGCAACTGGTTCAACCAGGAGCTGTACGGGCGGGCCACCGACCTGCCCTGGGCCGTCAAGATCAGCGAGGGCCCCAACCGGGTCGCCGGTACCTACCACCCGACCTTCCTGTACGAGTCGCTGTGGTGCCTGGGCGTCGCCGCGCTCGTGATCTGGACCGACCGCCGCTTCAGGCTGGGCCACGGCCGGGCCTTCGCCCTGTACGTCGCCGCGTACTGCGTGGGCCGCGGCTGGATCGAGTACATGCGGGTGGATGAGGCGCACCACATCCTGGGCCTCCGGCTGAACGTGTGGACCTCGATCGTGGTCTTCGTCCTGGCCGTGGTCTACCTCGTGCTGTCGGCGAAGCTGCGGCCGGGCCGCGAGGAGGTCGTGGAGCCGGACCGCGGACCCGCGGCGTCCGACCCGGAGACCAAGGCCGACACCGCGGACGAGGCCAAGGCCGGCGAAACCGAGGACGCGGCGGTGGACGCCGGCGCGGACGCCCCGGCCACTGCCGAGGCCGAGGCCGAGGACTCCGGGCCGAAGCCCGGCGCCGAGGCTCCGAAGGCCGCCAAGAAGCTCTGA
- a CDS encoding CoA ester lyase → MILTWLYVPGDRPEVVAKALRSGADAVIVDLEDAVSASRKEYARAATAERLAERPAVPVLVRVNALDSPWAGADLSALTGLHGLAGLRLPKISAPEQIAAVADRTGGVALHAMLESALGVERAYEIARAHPALRGLSLGEADLRADLGISAEAGLDWPRSRVVVAARAAGLAPPAQSVFPDIRDLEALAVSCARGRALGFLGRAAIHPRQLPVIERAYLPAPEEVTAAEEIVAAARRTPGAVALPDGRFVDPAVLAGAERVVALARRESPVLS, encoded by the coding sequence GTGATCCTGACCTGGCTCTACGTACCGGGCGACCGCCCGGAGGTGGTCGCCAAGGCCCTGCGCTCCGGGGCCGACGCCGTCATCGTCGACCTCGAGGACGCGGTGTCGGCCTCCCGCAAGGAGTACGCCCGCGCCGCCACCGCGGAACGGCTGGCCGAGCGCCCTGCGGTCCCGGTCCTCGTCCGCGTCAACGCCCTGGACTCCCCCTGGGCCGGCGCCGACCTCAGCGCCCTGACCGGGCTGCACGGCCTCGCGGGGCTGCGGCTGCCGAAGATCTCGGCCCCGGAGCAGATCGCCGCGGTCGCCGACCGCACCGGCGGGGTGGCCCTGCACGCCATGCTGGAGTCGGCGCTGGGCGTGGAGCGCGCGTACGAGATCGCCCGCGCGCACCCCGCCCTGCGCGGGCTCTCCCTCGGCGAGGCGGACCTGCGCGCCGATCTGGGCATCAGCGCGGAGGCGGGGCTGGACTGGCCGCGCTCCCGGGTGGTGGTCGCGGCGCGGGCGGCGGGGCTGGCCCCGCCCGCACAGTCGGTCTTCCCCGACATCCGGGACCTGGAGGCGCTGGCCGTCTCCTGCGCGCGCGGCCGGGCACTGGGCTTCCTGGGCCGGGCGGCGATCCACCCGCGCCAGCTGCCGGTGATCGAGCGGGCGTACCTGCCCGCCCCGGAGGAGGTCACCGCCGCCGAGGAGATCGTCGCGGCCGCCCGCCGCACCCCGGGCGCGGTGGCCCTGCCGGACGGCCGCTTCGTCGACCCGGCGGTCCTGGCGGGCGCGGAACGGGTCGTCGCGCTGGCCCGCCGGGAATCGCCCGTCCTGTCCTGA
- a CDS encoding CaiB/BaiF CoA-transferase family protein, producing the protein MQGLRVLDLATLFAGPLAATLLGDFGADVVKVEHPRRPDPSRGHGPAKDGVGLWWKLLGRNKRTMTLDLSAPGGRDTLLRLAASADVVIENFRPGTLEKWGLGWPELSAANPRLILTRVTAFGQQGPYAHRPGFGTLAEAMSGFAAITGEPDGPPTLPPFGLADSIAALTTAYAVMTALAGRERTGHGQVVDLAIIEPILTVLGPHPLWYDQLGYVQPRTGNRSTNNAPRNTYRSADGRWLAVSTSAQSIAERVMRLVGRPELIAEPWFATGSGRAAHAPVLDEAVGGWIGRHKADDVVAAFEEAEAAVARVYDVRDVMADPQFAALDTVTEVEDPELGPLRMQNVLFRLSGTPGGIRWAGRPHGADTEAVLTELGLSEAEISALRMEGAL; encoded by the coding sequence CTGCAGGGGCTGCGCGTCCTCGACCTCGCCACGCTCTTCGCGGGGCCGCTCGCCGCCACCCTGCTCGGGGACTTCGGCGCCGACGTCGTCAAGGTCGAGCACCCGCGGCGCCCCGACCCCTCGCGCGGCCACGGCCCCGCCAAGGACGGCGTCGGCCTGTGGTGGAAGCTGCTCGGCCGGAACAAGCGGACGATGACCCTCGACCTGTCCGCGCCCGGCGGGCGCGACACCCTGCTGCGGCTGGCCGCCTCCGCCGACGTGGTCATCGAGAACTTCCGTCCCGGAACCCTCGAGAAGTGGGGCCTGGGCTGGCCCGAGCTGTCCGCCGCCAACCCGCGGCTGATCCTGACCCGCGTCACGGCCTTCGGCCAGCAGGGCCCGTACGCCCACCGGCCCGGCTTCGGCACCCTCGCCGAGGCGATGAGCGGCTTCGCCGCGATCACCGGGGAGCCGGACGGCCCGCCGACCCTGCCGCCCTTCGGCCTCGCGGACTCGATCGCCGCGCTGACCACGGCGTACGCGGTGATGACCGCGCTCGCCGGCCGCGAGCGCACCGGCCACGGGCAGGTGGTGGACCTGGCCATCATCGAGCCGATCCTCACCGTGCTGGGCCCGCACCCGCTCTGGTACGACCAGCTCGGCTACGTCCAGCCGCGCACCGGCAACCGTTCCACCAACAACGCCCCGCGGAACACCTACCGCAGTGCGGACGGGCGCTGGCTGGCGGTCTCGACCTCGGCGCAGTCCATCGCTGAGCGCGTCATGCGGCTCGTCGGCCGTCCCGAGCTGATCGCCGAGCCCTGGTTCGCGACCGGCTCGGGCCGGGCCGCCCACGCGCCCGTCCTCGACGAAGCCGTCGGCGGCTGGATCGGGCGCCACAAGGCCGACGACGTGGTCGCCGCCTTCGAGGAGGCCGAGGCCGCCGTGGCCCGGGTCTACGACGTACGGGACGTCATGGCCGATCCGCAGTTCGCGGCCCTGGACACCGTCACCGAGGTCGAGGACCCCGAACTCGGCCCGCTCCGGATGCAGAACGTCCTGTTCCGGCTGTCCGGGACCCCCGGCGGGATCCGCTGGGCGGGCCGCCCGCACGGCGCGGACACCGAAGCCGTACTCACCGAACTCGGACTGTCCGAGGCCGAGATCAGCGCACTCCGGATGGAGGGGGCCCTGTGA
- the rbsK gene encoding ribokinase — protein sequence MTAIAVLGSTNMDLVAYVPKAPRLGETVTGRGFRTVPGGKGANQAVAAARCGGEVVMIGAVGADGFGVRLRSALAAAGVETAALRTVEGASGTAHITVDDEGGNSIIVIPGANAHVTGLEAGDDSRIGAADSLLLQLELPLSAVLAGALAARAHGVRTVLTPAPAQPLPAELLAATDLLVPNEHEAAALTGLTDPYQAAEALLHEVPEVVITLGAAGSLYAARGREPLTVPAPRVRAVDTTAAGDTFVGALAVALGEHRPMPEALRWASAAAALSVQRPGAQDSMPTRAETDAAALAGPPTGPAPAPGTAAPPPPGGGSGPRDGSGAGAAS from the coding sequence ATGACGGCCATCGCCGTGCTCGGCAGTACCAACATGGACCTCGTCGCCTACGTCCCCAAGGCCCCCCGCCTCGGGGAGACCGTCACCGGCCGCGGGTTCCGCACCGTCCCCGGCGGCAAGGGCGCCAACCAGGCCGTCGCCGCCGCCCGCTGCGGCGGGGAGGTGGTGATGATCGGCGCGGTCGGGGCCGACGGGTTCGGCGTACGCCTGCGCTCCGCGCTCGCCGCGGCCGGGGTGGAGACGGCGGCCCTGCGCACCGTCGAGGGCGCCAGCGGCACCGCCCACATCACCGTCGACGACGAGGGCGGCAACAGCATCATCGTCATCCCCGGCGCCAACGCCCACGTCACCGGCCTCGAGGCGGGTGACGACTCCCGTATCGGCGCCGCCGACTCGCTCCTGCTCCAGCTCGAACTCCCGCTGTCCGCCGTGCTCGCCGGCGCGCTCGCAGCCCGCGCCCACGGCGTCCGTACGGTCCTCACCCCGGCCCCCGCCCAGCCGCTGCCCGCGGAACTCCTCGCCGCGACCGACCTGCTGGTCCCCAACGAACACGAGGCCGCCGCCCTGACCGGCCTCACCGACCCGTACCAGGCCGCCGAGGCCCTGCTCCACGAGGTCCCGGAGGTCGTCATCACCCTCGGCGCGGCCGGGTCCCTGTACGCCGCCCGCGGTCGCGAGCCGCTGACCGTGCCCGCGCCCCGGGTCCGGGCGGTGGACACCACCGCCGCCGGGGACACCTTCGTCGGCGCGCTCGCCGTGGCCCTCGGCGAGCACCGGCCCATGCCGGAGGCGCTGCGCTGGGCGTCGGCGGCGGCGGCGCTCTCGGTCCAGCGCCCAGGAGCCCAGGACTCGATGCCGACCCGCGCCGAGACGGACGCCGCCGCCCTGGCCGGGCCTCCCACCGGTCCCGCACCGGCACCCGGGACCGCTGCCCCGCCACCGCCCGGGGGCGGCTCCGGTCCGCGGGACGGCAGCGGCGCCGGAGCCGCGTCGTGA